The DNA window TTCTACGTTCTTCTTCTGCTGTATATTTGTAAATTTCTAAAACTAAGTTTGTTAATAAATTTTTTAAGTTAGAATCAGTTACACCGGCAAAACTAGGTAAGGATAGAATATTGAGAACAGCTCCTTTTCTTTTAATTTCTTCGATGATGTTAGTTAAGTCTGCTGAATTTCTGCCAAGGCGATCTAAACTTAAAACTACAACTTCATCTTCTTCATGAATGTAATCTAACATTTTTTGTAATTCAGGACGGTCTAAATTTTTACCTGAAATCTTTTCTTCAAAAATTTTCTTTACACCACTTTTTTTAAGGGCGTCAAGTTGTCTTGCTAAATTTTGCTCCTGGGTGCTAACTCGTGCGTAACCAATTTTCATTTCTAATTGCCTCAATGTTACAGTCTGATGTTACATTATTACTTATTATTATACTCTGCTGTAATTGTGTATCAATAGGGGACACCCAGTTGTTACAACTTTTTGGATATTTTTAAAAAATTGATGAAGCTAGATAAAAATACTTTGTTATTCCTAATTTTGCTAACATAAAAAACTTTTCACATCATAAAAGTTGTGAAAAGTTTTTTAGTGCACTCTGCTATATAGGCCAAAAATAATTTGTAATCCAACAAAAATGTTGCCTTTAAATTGCTTTTTTCTTTAATGGTTAATATATAAATATATTTCACATGGTTAAATTTAACGGCATTGCTTATACCAAAAGCAGCTAAAGTAGTTGAAGTCGCTTGATACAGCTGCTTTAATAAGACTATTTACTATTATCATAGCGTGTCGAAAACAATAACTAATAAAGCGCTAAAGCGACAAGCGGTGATTACAAATATTAGGACAAAACCCTTACTGCATAGCTTATCTGGAATTAGGAAAAAATTATTTCTGATTTTCACAAATTAAAAGTTATGAGAGAGCTATTAAATGACCTTTTATTGCTTTTTGGTTTCTTTTAATTTATTAAATCTTCTACACAAAGTTGCTATGCTAATTCCTGTTTTTTTATTAAGTTCTTTAAGTGATAAACCTTGTTTGTGTAACTTATAAGCAGCTTCAATTTGTTGATCGCTGTAAATTTCTTTACGTCCTTCATGATAATTTGGATTATGCTTTCTAGCGTATTCCTTACCCTCTTGAGTTCGTGTAATGATCATGTCACGGTCAAATTGAGCGATTGCTGAAAAAACAGAAAAAGAAAATTTCCCTGTTGGCGTGTTAGTGTCAACGATACCTAAATTTAGAATATTAACGATAACTCCCTTATCTGACAACGTTTGGATTGTTTCTTCTGCTTCCTTAGTATTTCTTGCAAAACGATCTAGCTTGGTTATGAGTAACTGATCGCCTTGCTTTAATTGTTTAAGTAGTTTGGAAAATACCGGGCGGTTAAGGGTCGTACCTGTAAACTTTTCTTGATATATTTTTTCTGCACCAGCTTTTTTTAGTAAAGCAATTTGAGCACTAAGGTCTTGTCCTGTTGTGCTAACTCTCGCATAACCATACAGCATATAACTCTTTCCTTTTTTTGATTTTTGTTAGCGAAATCATTACTTGCTAATTTTCTATTAGTATAGCATTTAATTTTCTCTCTTACAACTTTTAAGTTATGAGAGAAGAACGTAAGTTTGAACTGTAGAAAGGTATTGAAAGATGAAAACTAAAAAATATCGGGTTTTTTGGAAAACTAGGGCGGATCAAGGTTATAACTTTACAGAAGTTATCGTGCCGGCTTCAATTCATGGCAAAGAACTTAACAGTGAAATTAAACGTGCTGCAATTTCTGGAGCTGGACTTGAATTTGGTTACAATGAAATTGTAGCTAGTTAAACGATAGCTGAAAGGAGTTGGGATTAATGGTTAAACCATATCAGTACGGTATAAAATATAGCGTTCATCATGATTTCATTGATTGGAATAAGCAATATCGTATAACTGTTGACACACGTTTAGCGTCTGTTGCAGGTAAAGATATGTTTATCAGCGACTTAACAAGTCAAAAAGAAAATAGTTCGGATAAAAGAACGGCTATTGATTTAGAAAATATTGCAGCTACTTATCCTAATTTGGTTTCATGTTTGTTAAATCATGGTTTGGTAGATTTCGATATTATGCACTCTTTGCCACTTATTGAAGTAACATGGCTGAATACTGGTAATAGATCTTGTTTGAAACAAGAAATTATTACTGATCACGGCCTTAAATTTACTGTTTATAATACGCCAAGAGCTACTATTTCAACTTATCAAGAACACCGTAAACGAGATAACTTTCCTTGGTCATTGATTCTTAATGGTCATTGTTGGGAAGTTGATCCATTAGAGGTAGTAGAAATCAGAATGGCTGAATAAAGCCAAAAAGAAGTACTAGGTTAGCTGGCTAGTTTAAAACTAGAAGAATTGCAAACATTCTTTACTTCTATTGAGAACATGAAAAATGTTCTCAAAAAGAAATTCACTTTAAGACAATAATCTCCCAAATAACATTATTGTCGAAGAAACATCAGGTTAGCTGACTGTTGATGATAAAGGCAGAGAAGTTGCAACACTTCTTGTTTCTGTTGAGAACAGTTCCTATGTTCTCAAATTATCAAAATTCAATTTTAAGACAATAAACTTCCAAAATGATTTTATTGCCGAAGAAATACCAGGTTAGCTGGCTACTGATGATAAAGGCAGAGGAATTGCAACATTCCTTGTTTCTGTTGCAAACACTTTTGTTTGCAAATACCCTCAACACATATATTTAATTACATTGCTTTTCCAAATTATTTTAAGCATATGTAAAGAAGCATTGCATGGTCAACTTACTTATGATAACGGTAAGGAAAGTATCGACACTTTCTGCTTCTATTAGGAAATAAAAAAAGAAGGTAAGAATGATGGGGTTAGCGTTAATAGGAACAATTTTTTTAATAATATGGATAATTGCATTTGTAGGACTCTTACATATGGCTAGTAATTTTGTTTCAGGAAAAAGTGATGAAGCGTTTTTATATATTAGTTTTACCGCTTTTTGTTGGTTTACCGCCGTTGTCGTTATTTTGTCTATTTCTTTTGTTTTGCAAATTATTTCAAAATAAAAAAGGAAAGTAAGAATGACTGATTTAGTACCGGTATGGCTAGTTGCAGTTGCTTTTTGCTTTTTTGCAGTTCGACTTACTATTTTTGATCAAATTGGTTCTATAGCCATTCTTTTTGATGTGATTGGCTTATTTTGTTTCACTTTTTTGGGTTTTGTTTTGCTCTGTAGTTTTATGAAGTAGTAAATATGCAGAATAAACGAGGCAGATCAATTATGATCAATCAACTTTAAAAAGGGGAGAAGAAATGATAAGTATTGTTGTACTTGTGCCGTTCATATTATCAGTGTTTTTTATGGTTGTAGGATTGCATGATAATGATTTCAAAAATTTTTTGTTGGGTATGTTTCTTCTGTTAGCCGCATTTTTAATTGCAGCAGTTAGTTAAAGGAAAATCAAGAAAATGTTTAACAAAAGTTCTTTGGCCAGGTTACTTTAAATAAAATTGTGGGAAATGATTTTATGAGAAATACAGATCAAAAACAAAAACGTTCGAAAACTTTACAAGCCTGTTCGATAAATAAAGTATTTGAGGTTGTGCTCAAAGTTAAAATGTTTGGTCGCCCTTGGATAAATGGCCAAGATGGCAACTTTTATGAAATTGCTTCTGATGGTTTAGGTTCAAGTCAGCCACTAAGCTTTGTTTATCAGTATATGCAGGAAGGATATGACATTCATGGAAAAAGAATTTGCTACAGGAAAAGGACGTATTCTAAATATACAAGGCAAAAATCCATTTTAATATGGCAAAAACAGTATCGTAAGCGGAAATAAAATGAAAAGAATTGTAATACTCGTTTTAAACTTAGTTTTCGGGTTTATAGATCATGTGCTTACTTTTGTTATGTTTCATAGCAAAATTTGTCTTTTGCTATTTGTCTGCTGGGTATTAGCACTTTGTTTAATAAGTAAAAAAGCAGAAGAAACAGAAATATTTGGCTTTTGGTGGAGATTAAATCGTCGACTAGATACGCTTTTAAATGCTGGATTAAAGACTTTGGAATTTGCTTTTGTAATTGAGATGATTGGCTGTTTTATGGTTTATTTAGCTTTGTATAAAGGAGTATAGAAAAATTTATGTCTAGTTTTGAGCTTATTTTGTTTTGTGCATTCTTTGCATACTTATTGATGAAGATTCGTGAATATACTTTAGCGGCTAAGAAATTGAAAACTGATATGTTTTCTGAAAAGGACAAAACTGCCACATTGGGAGCTTTTAAAGACAAGCTAAAGGTATTAGATGTTAAGTTGTCTAAATTACACGAAGCTAAACGAAATTTAGAAGTGCAGCCGGTATCACATAAGATCAAGAAAAGATTACATAAACTTGATATGCAAATAGCTAAAATGGAACAAACAAAAGATGGATATGCTGCAGCATTTGCTGAATATCAGGAATTAATCAATTCCGAAAGCAATAATTCTAAATTTAGAGATACATTACGTTCCTATTTGAACAACAAATATCATTTATAAAAAATCAAAGTATTGCATAGCAACTGTTATGAACAGATGAGCTGCAACGCTCTTTACTTTTTAGGGAGTTAAATCCCAGGTACATTTACATTTTAATATTAAAAACTGGCGGCACACTTAGTATCTGGCTATTTGTGCTGAAATTTGAATGTAAGTTACAGTAATGTATCTTACCAAATGGATAAGCCTAAGGCGTGGTAAACATTGGAAACCACTGAAAATACAGAAGCTACAAAATTACCGGAGTGATAAGTAATGGATTGCAACTCGTTATTGCAAAAACATGATCTGCTGAACGGTGGTCGTCAGTTGCTCCCAAGCTGTCCTCGCTATGCTTCCAGGACGAAGAAGCACAAAAGCAAGTGTTTAATACACATTTGCAACGTTAAATATTTCTGTGTAGCACTATTCGTTATAGATAAGTTTTATTATCTCGGAGGAAATGCCCCATAAACTAAAACGTCGCTGCTGAAAAGGATATGACAAATGGTTTGCTTGATTTTTAAGTCAGGTTTAAAGAGAAAATATTTGTTGATATACCGTTGTCTATTATGAAATTTTTGCTAATTATGCTGAATAGTTAGATTTTAACGATTAAAAATTGATTGTAGAACAGTGATTAGCTAGACACTAAGTGGAAAGATAAAGGTGCACCTTTAATTAAGACCCTTTGTAATAACACTTAATTTTAATTTTTTATGATTAAAGAAAACCAATTTGGTTGATGTTTATGATAACGAAACTGCAGCGTAAAGCTGCATTAAATTTAGAAAAATAGGGATTAGTCCCTAGTTAAATTAATAAAGGTGATGTTTAAATGGCAAAGAAACTAGACCCTGTTGTAGCTGCATACTTAAAAGAAAAAAAGGGTATAAGTTATGATAAATGGGTACAAGACGCTGTTTGGAATGCGTTCAGAGAAGCAATAACTGATAAAAAGTCTGATATGTATAAGCAAATTGTCGCAATTGCTGATCAAAAATTACATGATGAAGCGTACCAACAAGCAAGAATAGGAACAATTAGTTTTGAATGAAGACGAACGATTAGCCAAGAAGAATAGACGAATAGCAATTGTAGGATTGTTTTTTTTAGCTTTAATCGTTGCAGCAATTGTAGTAGTTTTGAACTTTGATAAACTGCAGGGACAAGCTGCGCACCGAATATCTACTGATAAGACCGAACTTCAACAAGCAAGGTATAATCACCAGAAACGTAAGCCAAGTTACAATATGAGAAAAGTCAACCCAATATCACCTAGCTCTTTGGCTCATGCGTGGCGAGTTAGGCGAGATTATCGGGCAGTTGGTCAAATTGCAATCCCAGATAAAAATATCTTACTCAATATTTTTCGAGGTGTTGGTAATGATGAATTAGCGCTAGGGGCTGGAACTTTTAGGGCAGATCAGAAAATGGGTAAGAATAATTATCCATTAGCAGGCCACAATATGGACGATGCCCAGAGTTATTTTTCGCCGCTGTATACGGCAAAAGTCAATGGCACGTTGAGTAACGGAACTGTTATTTACTTGACGGATTTTACAAAAGTTTACTTTTATAAAATTACATCGTCACAATTCATTGGTGTTTACAATTTGAATTTGGCCTTTAATCGTAAAAAATTTGTTAACCACCCGGTAATATCCTTGTTTACATGCGATTATACGGGACAAGGCAGACTATTTATCAGAGGTAAATTAACCGGCTCCCAGAGCCTAAAAAGCGCTACTAAGTATGTTAGACAAGTATTTGAATACTAATTTGAATGTGACAAAAAAGCCATTATTACAAGTCTTTGTAATAATGGCTCTTTTTGTAGAAAGGAGTTAAATGTGGCTAAAAAATCTGACACAATAACTTATAAAATTTTAGAAACGGAATTTGAAGAAACAAGACAAATAATTGCTGATAAAATGCCAGCTGTAATTACTGACAATGCTCATATTGGGCAATATATACTAGTTTTTGCTTATGAAGAATTGAATGCAGAGGAGCATTACATTAATCAAAAAGAAATTGATGATTTTGGAATAGTCAAATATCAAGAAGTTTATTTGGGTGATCATTATGTTAAGGTAACGGCACAGGCTAAACAAACGGGGATTGATGTTTTGATGACAAGACTAAAATATATTTATCCTAATGTTTATAATGATAAGAATAAGAATAATTTTGATTTTATAGCACATCTTGGCTTTGTCTTTGCTAAAAGAATACAAAATGGCCAAGTCATACCAAAATTAGCACAAAAGGTAAAAGGGTAATGGTAGTAGTTAAATTCACTATTTTAAAGTCCGAATTTAAACAAGCTGAAAATTTCTGTAAAGCAAATTTATCTATGCCGCAGCAAAATCAGGTTGAGTTTGTTGGATCAATGCTTTTTTGGTTTGCTCACCAAGAACTTTGGCTTGAAGAACAAGATACTAAAGAAAGAAAAAAATTTGGAACGGTTAAATATCCTAAACTTTTTCCTATTTCTGATTGCTACATTGTACAGACAAATTTGCGATTAACAAGGTATCGCAAAATGTCACATGAACTGCAGCAGGTTTATCCTAAAATGGTTAATGAAAAAGATAAGAGTGTTACAGCATTTTTAGCTCATTTAGGATATGTTTTTATTAAAAAAGCAGAGAATGGCCAAGTTGATCCTGGGATAATCGTTGCCGCCAGAAATATTAGCAAAATTATGGAACATACAAAGGTTCCTAAAATAGTGTGTTAAAGTAAACCTGATACGTTTAACTTTTTACAAATAGGAGGTCGTTTAACTATGACAAGTAAAACAGAATTAATTGCACAAGTAGCTAAAAATGCAAAAATCACTAAAAAGAGTGCTGCTGCAGGCGTTGAAGCCGTGCTTGCTACAATTCAAGAGAATCTGGTAAAAGGTAATAAAGTTCAGCTAATTGGTTTTGGCAGTTTTGAAGTGCATGAGCGTCCAGCAAGAAAAGGGCGCAATCCACAAAATGGTGAGGAAGTTGAAATTCCAGCAAGAAAAGTTCCAGTCTTCAAACCAGGTAGAGGACTAAAAACGGCCGTAAAAAATAGCTAATAGCAAAGACGTTGAAAAACGTCTTTTTTTACTTATCTATTTAATTTCGATTACAACATGAGAATATTTTGCTATAATTTTGATAATATATAAGCTTTAGTAGAAAAATGTTTTCTATTAAAAGGGTGGTAAAAATGAGTCAGAAGCCTAAAAATGAACATACTAAGTCTAAAGAATTAAAGCATAGGTCTAAAAGCATTTTTTTAAACTCGCTAAAGTATTATTTCAGTAGAGATAAACGTATTTTAGAGAAAGATGAACAATTTCAGAAAGAATTAAATAGAAAAACTCAAATTGAGTTATCTGCACTGTTAGCAAAAACAAGTAGAAAATATTATTTTGTCAAGACAATGACAGGTCTACTTTCAGTGGGAGTAATTGCTACTGTTGTATCAGCTATCTTTAAAGGCATTTCTAATATAGGTTTAGTTTTTTACAATAATTTTGAAAGCAAATATTCGATTAGTCAAACTGATATAATATTTGCATATATAACATTTGGTGTTTTACTATTTCTAGTTTTAATGCTAGTTTTTATAGCTATATGGGGACTGGTGCGCTCAATGTCTAAATTACAGACAGAAATTGAGTCGATAAAAAGTACCATAGAGCTAAAAAACAAGAAGGCTAACGATAAATAATATAGGGAAAAGCAATGAATGAGGAACAAAGAGTAAATATAATTAGTAAAATAATTTTTGAAGCACTATTTGTTATTTTTAGTGTAATATATCTAAGAAATTTGAATAATCTTAATAAGGATTTACGGCAGCAAAACCTTACTAGTCCTTTTAAGGTAGTAGAATATAAGCAAGGTATTGCTATAAAATATTTTGTAGGAGCAGTAATAGTTTTAGCTATAGCACTAATTTTGATATGGCGATTCTACGTTGCTACATCTAAGCAAGATGGTGATCTGAAATTTGTTTCTCTTTTTCTTGTATCTTTGGTTATTAATTTGTTGATTTCCTATTTCACTGTTAAATTTATATACATTCCAATTTTTCAGTCTGTTTTGACGGTTGGATTTTTTGGATTTGGTGCACTTGTAGCTATGGGAAGTAATTAAAGGTTAACTTTTGCTGTTACTGAAAAGTAACAGTTTTTTTATTGTCAAAAAAGGAA is part of the Lactobacillus sp. ESL0700 genome and encodes:
- a CDS encoding HU family DNA-binding protein; this encodes MTSKTELIAQVAKNAKITKKSAAAGVEAVLATIQENLVKGNKVQLIGFGSFEVHERPARKGRNPQNGEEVEIPARKVPVFKPGRGLKTAVKNS
- a CDS encoding recombinase family protein codes for the protein MKIGYARVSTQEQNLARQLDALKKSGVKKIFEEKISGKNLDRPELQKMLDYIHEEDEVVVLSLDRLGRNSADLTNIIEEIKRKGAVLNILSLPSFAGVTDSNLKNLLTNLVLEIYKYTAEEERRKIKERQKQGIALAKKRGAYKGGKRLYAPNSPNLQKRFIYNEVVKMLKQEIPISQIARTVGISRMQIYRIRDYARNLKAKQ
- a CDS encoding class A sortase, encoding MNEDERLAKKNRRIAIVGLFFLALIVAAIVVVLNFDKLQGQAAHRISTDKTELQQARYNHQKRKPSYNMRKVNPISPSSLAHAWRVRRDYRAVGQIAIPDKNILLNIFRGVGNDELALGAGTFRADQKMGKNNYPLAGHNMDDAQSYFSPLYTAKVNGTLSNGTVIYLTDFTKVYFYKITSSQFIGVYNLNLAFNRKKFVNHPVISLFTCDYTGQGRLFIRGKLTGSQSLKSATKYVRQVFEY
- a CDS encoding recombinase family protein — protein: MLYGYARVSTTGQDLSAQIALLKKAGAEKIYQEKFTGTTLNRPVFSKLLKQLKQGDQLLITKLDRFARNTKEAEETIQTLSDKGVIVNILNLGIVDTNTPTGKFSFSVFSAIAQFDRDMIITRTQEGKEYARKHNPNYHEGRKEIYSDQQIEAAYKLHKQGLSLKELNKKTGISIATLCRRFNKLKETKKQ